Genomic window (Methanothrix sp.):
GATCCTGATTGATCATGGCTTTCTGGGCGGTTGGCGTCTCTCTTCCATCCTCGCTCTTATGCATTCAACAACTTGTGGGTCATGCTTGGAGGTTGCTGAACGCAATCATTCCCCCCGGAAGGAGGGCAGAGCAGGAGCGGTGTCTCTTTGGGCAAGTCATCAGATGGATAAGAGCGTCCATCCTTCTCTCAATCCGCTGACTCGATGGATGAGCCCAGCGGTAATCGGCAACCTCTGACAGGATATCCAGTGGATCCTGCAGGGCTGGCGATTACCAGGCTGCGACATTACAGGTTAAATAGGTATGAAATCACAGCAAATGATCGGATGTGGTCTCATGGCTGCTAAAAAGATACCCGAAGAGGTGCCGATCTATCAGCTCAAAATAACTCTGAGCAAGATCAGGCCGCCGATATGGCGCAGGGTGCTGGTCAGGGGAGACACCACGCTGCTAAAGCTGCATAAAATCATCCAGGCTGTAATGCCATAGAAGATTATCATCTCCACCAGTTCATAGTCGGTGACGAGTATTATTCGACACACCTGTCAGAAGACCCTCTGCCCAGGGGTGTTAGAAACGAGCGTCACGTCAGCCTCTCAAAGGTTGCGCCCGCAGAAGGCCAACTTCCTTTACAAGTACGATTTTGGGGATAGGTGGATTCACGAGATACTGGTGGAGAAGATCCTGCCTCCAGACCCGGCGATGAAGCATCCTGTCTGTCTGGCCGGGAGGCGCTCAAGCCCACCTGAAGACTGTGGTGCCAATGGCTACTACATGTTTCTGTGTGCCATCAGCGATCCAAGCCATCCGGAGCATGAAACATGCTGGACTGGGTGGGTGGGGACTTCGACCCGGAGAGGTTCGATCTGGAGAAGGCCAACCGCCTGCTGAGCAGGATAAAGTAGCACTTTCGGATAAATGGCAGAGCGCGCTCCACGCGATTGAGGTAGGTGGCTGTATCGAGGGGGCTCTGCTTGGAATCAGCTTTGATCGTGCTGCATCTGCATGTATCTGCAGAGGCCTCTCACCTCGCACCTCCCGCAGAGCGGATTCCTGGCCCTGCAGACGAGCCTGCCGTGGCGGATCAGGTTGATGTGAAGTGATATGTACTTATCACGCGGTGTGATCTTCTCCAGAATCCTCTGCGTCTCAGCGATGCTGGCGTTCTCTGGCACCAGCCCAATCCTTCTTGAGACGCGGTACACGTGCGTGTCAACAGGCATCGCAGGCATGCCGAAGCCGAAGAGCATTAGCACAGATGCGGTCTTCGGCCCGATTCCTGGAATCGATGTGAGGTAGCTCCTGGCCTCCTCAGGGCTCATCTTCTTCAATGCAGAGAGATCCACAGAGCCGAAGTCCCTTCTCAGCCGCTCGAGAGCTCCCCTGATCCTGGCGGCCTTTATATCGGCCAGGCCTCCCGGACGGATCGCATCCGCGATCTCCTCGCTGGAAGCATCAAGGATCTCATCGTAGCTCCTGAATCTGCTCTTAAGCTGCTCGAACGCCCTGCTGGAGTTTATGTCAGACGTGTTCTGCGAGAGTATCGTAATCACCAGGAGATCGATGGGATCCACGCTTCTGACCTCAGGCACACCATAGACGCTCTCCAGTATCTCCATCAATCGATTGAGGCGATCATCGGACATTGGGCACCTGCCAGGTGGGCATCACTTCAATGGGCTCAGACTCCATCGACTCTGAAAACCCAATCCCCGCTAGATCTCGAAAAGGTCGAGACCTGTCAGCCGGGTATCACAGGCTCTTCCAGGTCCCGTCCTTGAAGACCCTAAGCGAGGAGCTGCTCTTCGCTGTGAAGATCGTCTTCGTCCAGTTCACCTCAAACGGCTCCCAGATCATCGAGGCCAGAGATCTGTTTCTGAAATCCGACTGAACTGCAGTGAGAGGATAGGAGAATCCACCAGTGTATGGCCTGTAAAAGCTCAGCGGCTGCGATACGGGGACCTTCGTATAGAATATGGGGTCCGTGAAGTACTGCCTTATCTCGCTGTAATCGGGCGACCCTACGTACCCTCCCTCAAGCCAGTCCGATGCGTCAGCGTAGATCAGAGATACGATCAGAGCCAGGAACAGGATTGAGATTCGCATCATACAGATCAGTATTCCATGGGGATTCTATTTAAGCATGGTGTTGTCTGTGCTGTGTTGAATAAATTGAGAACTAAAAGGTCGATAGCTATCGATTTTGCTATAATTGTAATTTGTATGGATTGGGGCTATGCTATCGGATTCTCAAACATTATTCGACGCAGCAGTTGTCTGGTGTTTTCATTGAGAACCTGTGAGACCATCGACGTGCAATCTGGGCACATGATTCCCCTCCTGAATGAGGACGCCTCGAAAAGCAGACCATGGAGAAAGAGACATGAGATAGAATCGCTCTCATCCATTTGATAACTTGCCTGGAGGAGCAGGGGTCATGCTGTGCGTTCGTTTCGACTTACCTTCGACTGTGTCGAAGGCGTAGCAATGAGTGCTTTCAGCGACCACATTGCATGCTCTACAAGTTGCTGCGCACATAAGAGCGAATCCTTATTCGGATAGGTCCCGATAAATATATATATTGATGAAAGAACAAATATGTATGCCACTGTGCCAAAATCAGAGAGATTTTTTGGTACTGCTTCTGGGGCTGCTGGCAGGAGTGATTTTGACCTTTGTGGTAGCGCGTTCATCCATGAGCACTCCTGTACTCACGGCGCTTGTGATCCTCTTGCTGTTCATATTCGCCAGTCTTCCCATATTGTGGAACATCAAGGGCTTCTACGACCATCTGAGAGATGTCCGGACTCTGCTTGAGAAGAAGCTGTCGACCGACTGCGACCAGGCTGACCTGATTCATCTGGTAAGGGATGCTCTGGTTGTTCAGTCCAGCGGGATGCAGGGCGTGGCCAGGGCCACAATGGCCCTGACACTCTGTGTCATCATCGGTGCTGCCATAGTCCTGCTCATCGCCAACCCACCTGATCAGGAAAACTCAATGCTGAAGGATATCCTGCTTGCGCTGACCGGAGCCATCTCTTCCATAGTCGGCTTCTACTTCGGCGGGCGCGCGGCGCAGAGCGCTGAACCACAAAATGGTGGTGGCTCTCCAGCGCCGGCGGCTGCGGCAGAAAAGCCAAAAATCACGAAGTTCACAACAGACCCCCAATCTCCAGCCACTCCAGGAACAAATGTAAAGCTCTCATGCAGCGCAACCAACCCATCCAATGGAGCCCTGCAGTACAAGTTCGAGGTTCTCGACAGTGCCGGGAAACGTATAGATGGATCTCCCGGATACCAGAACCAGAACGAATGGATGTGGACAGCCGATGTTTCTGAGGGCAAATACCTCCTCTGGGTTTATGTTAGAGACGGACTCCATGCGGATATCGGAGGGTATGACGCAAGGAAGCTGGTGGAATTCGAGATCAAAAAATAATAAAAATATTAATTATTCTTTTGCCAGCATGTCGTAGAGGAATGCTGCCACAAGCGCACCGAGCACAGGGCCTATGACGTATATCGGATAGTGGCTCCAGAGCACAGGGCCGCCCATGATGTGATCTATCAGGTAGGGGCCGAATGTCCTGGCGGGGTTCAGTGACGAGCCTGCGATGTTCCCTGTGGTCGTTATGACCCCCCCGACTGTGAGGCCTATGATGAGCCCGGCGAACCCCTGTGGCGCCCGCTCGTCAACAGCCACCCCCATGATCACCAGCATCAGCAGGAACGTCCCTATCGCCTCTGCTAGCACGGCCTGGCCGAATGATATGCCGGGGAACGGCGCAGTCGCTCCGAGACCGCCGACCATCACAGCATCAGATCCGGCGCTTGCGGCGAAGAGCAGGGATCCGAGAGAGGCGCCGATCAGCTGCGCCACTATGTACGGAATCACCTCGCCGCTCGGGAACCTCCTGGTGGCCCAGAGCGCTATCGTAACGGCCGGATTTATGTGCGCCCCCGAGACCCTCCCGAGAGCGTATATGACGCCCGCGATCGCTATGGCGAAGGCCATCCCTATCGCGAACCAGTCTCCCAGGCCGCCAAGCGCGCCGATCCCGATGTTGAAGGGGTTCGGCGGGCTGGAGCCCTTCGAGATCATGAGTGTGATGGCCGCGGCTCCAGCGCCGAAGTAGACCAGAATCGCTGTCCCGACGACCTCAGCAAGACATCTCTTTGCCAGGGACATGTCTCATCCCTCGTGGTATACAGCGTAGCATGGCTTGCAGAGAATCCTGGGAAGCCGTCTCTTCAGCTTCTTCGAGGGGAAGGGATATCCTCCCTCCCAGACCTCGATCTCATCCCTGACGAGATGATCCATGCAGACGCCCATCCCGCAGACTATGCATATCGCGACCGCCTCGGTGGTTTTGCCCTCGAGAGCGCAGAGATAGCATCTCATTCAATCCCTCACACGGCTTCCTTCCACTGGCAGTACTGATGCCTG
Coding sequences:
- the nth gene encoding endonuclease III, which produces MSDDRLNRLMEILESVYGVPEVRSVDPIDLLVITILSQNTSDINSSRAFEQLKSRFRSYDEILDASSEEIADAIRPGGLADIKAARIRGALERLRRDFGSVDLSALKKMSPEEARSYLTSIPGIGPKTASVLMLFGFGMPAMPVDTHVYRVSRRIGLVPENASIAETQRILEKITPRDKYISLHINLIRHGRLVCRARNPLCGRCEVRGLCRYMQMQHDQS
- a CDS encoding MIP/aquaporin family protein — its product is MSLAKRCLAEVVGTAILVYFGAGAAAITLMISKGSSPPNPFNIGIGALGGLGDWFAIGMAFAIAIAGVIYALGRVSGAHINPAVTIALWATRRFPSGEVIPYIVAQLIGASLGSLLFAASAGSDAVMVGGLGATAPFPGISFGQAVLAEAIGTFLLMLVIMGVAVDERAPQGFAGLIIGLTVGGVITTTGNIAGSSLNPARTFGPYLIDHIMGGPVLWSHYPIYVIGPVLGALVAAFLYDMLAKE
- a CDS encoding DUF2180 family protein, giving the protein MRCYLCALEGKTTEAVAICIVCGMGVCMDHLVRDEIEVWEGGYPFPSKKLKRRLPRILCKPCYAVYHEG